AGCAGACTACAGGAGCCCAAATCACAAGTGATAGGTAGATTGCACCAGAACAAACGAGACAGAACCTCAAAAGTACTTGTATCTAGCATTCTAGCTATCTAAATTCTCAACTCACTGTCACTAAGAATTGAGATATGCTTGCCCTAAGTCAGTTTTGCTGCACTAAGTTTCCATTAAAGTGTCCAGAAAATGACAAAAGAAAACAGAACACTGAAAAGTACCTGCTCCTTTGGCCTCAGCTCCTCGAATGAGGGTTATCGATACCATCAGTGTGTTATTTATAATTTCAGTTTTGGGATCTCCTCTCTGACTGTACTGCACAAACCCATCAACCCATTTGCTGAAACAAAATGCTACTACAATGCAAACCCACAAGAACCTCACCATGACGCTTCAACCTCTCTACTACCTTAGTATGGAAAAACTCGGACTATGAATTCAACTGCTATACCCAACAAGATTGCTGTGTATCAAGTACTGCAGAGTCTCACTAATTATTTTAGGAGGTTGAAAGCAATGTGTACCCAACTTGCCGATAACAAATCAATTAACTATAGTAAAGGTCTACAACATATTATATAGAAGAACAACCAGCTATATTAGATCCACGGATCAAGCAGAAGCAAGCTATGGTGGCCCTTCTTCTATCCCAAAGTCTAAAAGAGACAAGATCGGGAAAGCTATAAACAATATCTAATTGACAGAGAAAAGAACGTAAAAGAACGACTTCGTTCTTGTTCATTTAGAAGTTGACTGAACAAGATCTGGTTTACCCTTTATGTCTTTATCTCATGcttaattcttcttcttttccattttaCTAATAGATTGGAAAAATGAAACACACAAAGAACTAGTTCCTTGATGTCTGTTGATTTTCCCATTTGGATCATACCACATTGAAAAGGCTGCAATGAAGAGTTGCAGACATTTTCATTGATGTGCTACTGAATTACTAATACAGGAATGAGTTTATTGGAAACattacattagtacctaaaaatatgAAGACCTTGCTGATGACATTTGCACTTCTCAGCAGGCCTTCAGGTTTATTGTCTTCTATCAATTTCAATTGAATTACAAGACTATTTCATAAGGGGAATAATTATTAAAATGTAAAGAGCCAGCTGATTACTCTATGCTTCTTGGAAGACCAGATTATGGCAAGAGTTGTCACAAGGGTATGGACAATCAACTTCCTTAGCACCCTTAACACCGGTTCGTTCAAAATACCAATCCCCAACAGCTAGTGCAATTGCCTGCATATTGTCGAGATCACACATGGCATTAGATATATCAAACTTGTTGCTATTGGAACTTAATATATTCATTTCCATGCATCAGGCTCACCTTGTTTCTGATGACTGGAGAATTGTCAGCAAACCATGTATCCTGCCTCTCACTTTGGCAATGAGCAAAGCATGAATTTATAAACAACCCATTTTTATCAGACTGCGCAAATTGTTTCACTACATTGAGCATTTGATTCCTGAATCCTGTTAGTCATAAACAAACGATCCAAATTTAGTCACTTTGTTTCATTGCTAGTACGTTTCAAGAGTTAACAGTTCAAATATATGGGGACTACCTTGCAGATATTGAATCTGTTCTGGGGAACACTTTGCATGATTTAATCTGCAGTTCTTCCAGTAACCGTGAGGATCTGCTGATGGTGGAGCTAAACTGGATTGGATCTGATTTCATGTAGGGAAATATTAGCATACATtctttcaccaaagcctaaatTATTTTGTACATTACAAATTTCAGCTAGAATAAAATACTCAGACCCTACAAAATTAAAGAATTACCTGCCATGAATCATATGCTGCATTGAGTATAAACAGTGGGGTTTTAATGCTGTTGATTAAGTTCTGAGGGAAGAAGCACTGCAAAAGGAAAACATAAAGGTACTTTGTCAAAACATAAGAGAAGGTGGTTAGAAATTATTTCTTATGTTTCCACCTATTCTTCAAATCAAGgacttgaaaaataaaaagaagaaatgatTACCGATGTAGGATCAAGATGGTTAAGACAAATGCGTGGTAGAGTTTGTTGCACCCCCTGTGATaatcagaataatttccacAAGTATACATTCAAAGCATGGTCCCAAAGCTTACAGAAGAAAAGTCCATGAATCCAAAACTTAAAATTTCAGTAAATAAGATCGGGTCAATACCTGCAAGCCAACAACACCACCATATAAATTCCTGAGTGTGCGTCCACCAGAAACATCAGCCCTACAGGACAAGCAATCAAATTCCAAGTGTCAATAAATATCTAGAATATTTCTCCATAGCAACTGTGCACAAAAAGTACGCGCGTCAAGGTTAGTGCTTACGCATCAAGAAACAATCCAGCATCACTTAGGCACTTCACTTTTGTACTTCTTGAAAATAAGCCCTGGAACTCATCGCAGTGCAAAATAGATGCAAGGCCGCCAGCAGAGCAACCTGAAAGAAGAGCCTGAAATAGGAAGTTAAATAAGTTGCAAGATGTGCCATAATATGGGAATGAGAATAGACCATCAGCGAAAGAAATACAATACCTGCTTAGCATAGCGCATGCCCTTTGACATCAAATCTTCCATTGCAGACAACCATATACGTTGTCCTCTGAATTGTAGTTGTGCTGCCTGAAACCAGAATCATTACGGTTTAGCATCTggtatatacatataaaaaaatttaatttaaaaaaaaaataaaaataacatttATGTACCATTCTTCACTGACAGAATCATGTTGGATTTATTAGTTTTATATATCATAGTTCATTCTCTTCAGTGTACCTCTGTACCACTAGTCTTATAGGTGAATCTTTCTGCAACTGTAGATATTGTAATATAGGAAAGTATAGAGGTCAATTTTAAGTCCTATAGAGAAGCACTAGAACCATCTGAATTTATATCTTCGTTGCTCAACTTATAGCAGCCAACACCACAATGCGGTGAAAAAGATTAAAATCCCACCAACCTTATTTTCACTATCCCCAGAAAAAGAAGCACCATCACAATAGCGAAGCTTTACTCTATTCCAGTTGAAAAAATCTGCATCATCACCATATGATAAGATAACTGTAAGACTGCTAAATCCACAAATAGCCCAAGTACGCAGGATAAGAAGATTTCAGTGTTTGACAATTTAAAATTTAGTTCGAGGAATGAACCTGGATTTTCTTCAGCTTTATTGCTTAGTATTCCGGTAAATAGCAACTGTTTTTCCATAAATTTTGATGATCCCCGCCTGGTTGTTTTGCGGTAAACACAATTTCTAATGGTGTTACACCATCCTCCCCCCTACACAAGATATTTATTCAAGTCAAGTTCTATAAAGTCAGAATTTTAAAAAACCATCTTAAAGATATTTCTTATCACAAGTTCATTAAGCATAAATGTAAATGTTAAATGATATGATCAGGAATTGCTATGTAACAGTCAACAACTATACGTAAGTGCATAACTAAATGATGTCACTGTTTCAGATTTATCTCACACACCTCCAATTGAATAAGCCAGCTATTTGCTCCTGACCCGTACCCACGATGCAAATGATATCCGGGTAGGGTTCCATCCAGGCAGACTGCAAGGGTCAAAAGCAAAGTAGGTAAATtaggacaaaaaaaaatgaaacagatCTCAAAATACAAAAGCATCAAGCGTGTCAAGTCAATTCAATGATCAACTGAACAGTGATTAAGACAGGATTTACCAAATGAACTTAAAAACAATAGATTGACAATTACAATGAAAACAACATCACAAGATAGGTCAGGGCACACATAGATTAACACATCTAACAACAATTTATGAAAGCGTCTGAAAGGTAGTATGCTACCAATTCCAGCAGGCAGAAGAGAGAATCTTACTCACAGTCTCACACAGTGAACTACAAATTAAGGAAAACTTGAATTGGAAGGAGAAAAGCAAAGGAAACAGAATTTCAAGTAACAAGCAGGACTGCAATTAATGTTTTCAGGACAACTATTATCATGTAAATGCAATTTACAGTAAACAATAAATAGATAGAGGACAAAGCAATCCAGATTTAGATTACCATGCCACTAACCACATGCAATCCTATTAACTCAAATAAACCCAGAAATGATACTAGACAGAGAAAAGATACAATCTTTATCTACCAAGACCAAGCAAAAAGTCCAAAATttggataaaaaaataaagaaaaacacaGTAATGGTTAGCTAATTATAGGAGTGAATGTACCTGCTCCTTTGGCACCAGCTCCTGGAATAAGGGTTAGTCCTACCATCACCCCAGTTACAGCAGCCTTGGATTCTCCATAGCCCTCCAACCAGGACAGCTCTGTTTCATTAAAACTATGCTCCGCAAACCCATTAGCCCATTTGGTGAAAACTAGCACTACAACAATGCCAACCCACAAAAACTTCATCTTGGGTCTGCTCTGTTTCAATCTCTCTACCAcctaagaaatggaaaaattgaACCACAGAACAGAAAGATGCAAACTTTGATATTGCATTCGTGTATTTGTTTCTGgctgtaaaatatatatatatatatatatatatatagtgagtGTTTTAGCTGGCTACAATTAATCACATTCAATAGCAAATCCAGCGAAAGATAGAAGGGTACATGGCCACAAATGAGGCAAGTATGGAAAGGCAATCAAACTCAAAATGTGTAGCCAAAAAATGGAAGAAGGCTcaaaaagagagaggagagagagagagagagagagagagagaggtggagaGATCTCGCAGACAGGAGTCTTTGCGAGTGTCTTTTTAAGGTTTTATTACCAGAAGGCACGTTTGGAATCTCAATTACGTAACATTATTAATTCCAGCGGTGGGGAGAGCTAAATCTACAGCCTTGGCTGTTTCACAGACGACTTTTGGCCGTTGATGAGGGTTTAGTAAAAGATGATTATGACTGCACAATGGAAATTGGGGTCCAGATTTGGAGGGAAAAAGACTGATTTGGTTATCTGGAGAGCGGGAGAGGGGATGTGGGAGTGGTTAAATTATGCTAGCTAGGCCcgcaattaaggcgattaactccgtAGTTAGTATGACGTTAAATTTCAGTCGATTATTACAacaataactacgcacaatgattacgattataagtgcgcaatgaatgaccatcataaatacgcaatgaatgacCATCATAAATACGCAATTATTAACCGTTATTAGTGCAGTAATAATTGTCATCATAAGTGTATAAATAAATGTAGTCATAAAAGCAAAAATAATGACGGTTTGTTCCCCAAGTAAGTCATCACTTCGGCTCGACGTCCTAGTAATCAATCGAATTCCAACTCTctctactccactactaagaaacgtaACATTATTAATTCCAGGAATCTCAATTACGTAACATTATTAATTCCAGCAGTAGGGAGAGCTAAAGCTACAGCCTTGGCTATTTCACATACGACTTTTGGCCGTTGATGAGGGTTTAGTAAAAGATGATTATGACTGCACAATGGAAACTGGGTCCAGATTTGGAGGGAAAAAGAGTGATTTGGTTATCTGGAGAGCGGGAGAGGGGATGTGGGAGTGGTTAAATTCTGCTAGCTAGGCCcgcaattaaggcgattaactccaTAGTTAGTATgacgttaaatttcagtcatgaatgcgtCGATTATTACAacaataactacgcacaatgattacaattataagtgcgcaatgaatgaccatcataaatacgcaatgaatAACCATCGTAAATACACAATTATTAACCGTTATTAGTGCAGTAATAATTGTCAtcataagtgtgtaaataaatgtagtcataaaagcagaaataatggcggTTTGTTCCCTAAGTAAGTCATCACTTCGGCTCGACGTCCTGgtaatccatcgaattccaactctctctactccactactaagaaacatAACATTATTAATTCCAGAAATCTCAATTACGTAACATTATTAATTCCAGTGGTAGGGAGAGCTAAAGCTACAGCCTTGGCTGTTTCACATACGACTTTTGGCCTTTGATGAGGATTTAGTAAAAGATGATTATGACTGCACAATGGAAACTGGGGTCCAGATTTGGAGGGAAAAAGAGTGATTTGGTTATCTGGAGAGCAGGAGAGGGGATGTGGGAATGGTTAAATTCTGCTAGCTAGGCCcgcaattaaggcgattaactccgtagttagtatgacgttaaatttcagtcatgaatgcggcgattattacaACAATAATTACGCACAATGATTACTATTATAAGTGCGTAATGAATGCCTAtcataaatacgcaatgaatAACCATCGTAAGTACGCAATTATTAACCGTTATTAGTGCAGTAATAATTGTCATCATAAATGTGTAAATAAATGTAGCcataaaagcagaaataatggcggTTTGTTCCCCAagtaaggggggtgtattcaatttgGATTTTAAATGATTCTATTTGACTTTTTATAATTCATGGATTCTCATGGACTTTGCAGAATCCACGGATTGTTTTAATTCCATATAGATTTGAACAAATTCTACTATATTTTATTGGTAAGATTTATTTGGATTTTAACAGATTCTACTATATTGTATtagcaagattttttttttactggttACAAATTCATATATAAGGATAACTTATATCTCAATTCCCAAACATAGTTTGacgcgctaaaagcaagcgcataatttaaccctgaaaattatcgttagtagtataagcaaatagggatcgttctattccggggattgagggtacacctgtaattgtgaaacaaataaagaaaagtattatttacaaaaataaaataaagaatataaatatatacaattgtataaacaaataaagaattaaaataataaagtattatttacaaaaataaaataaagaatagaaatatatacaagtaacaaaataaaaagggggggtttaagaattatagaattgaaaattaagataaataaaataaagaaaatgtaaaaacatatatgcaaggaacaaagatcaaaatcaattccatataatcaaattcgattcaaaccctataattgttcttccaagtcatgagagaggagttgatcatgtgaaacattcgaaagcaaatgatttcccatattttacttttcaatgctaattaacctaagcgaaagcacctagattaatcctatcaaacatgcaatcaagccctagaaagctagtcaatcatgacatgttcaacgcattagacatagagaaaggctatcaactcaagtgtacaacttagttatggaaaagtccacctaattgcaatcctcttcaattaaattcgattcttgtccagaacctttactacttttgattcaagttacacaaaacgaaaagtcgatttcatgttcttaaacctagcaccaattacatgcaaatcctataagtgtcgacccaaataagataaacatataaaagttttctgtaaagcaaatttaatcgaacaaactcacataagcaacttagaatcacaattatagaattcgaaaactttatttaaacatagaaattgggcttaaactttgccctaaacattattgttaactagaaacaagttcatacgaaatcaaacaaggaaaacaaaagatcattacaaggaaaaagaatgaattacaccgtgaggggagatggagatggagagctagatggttggatcttgaatcttggaagcaagccttcaaggtggatgatggaggatatgatcttcacggctcattcttcttcttcctctccttgcttgaaaatgcagaactttgcaactagagaatggagaaggaaaatggaaaggaaatggagagacaaagaagatgaaatggatgaaggaattggtgttatgaaatggtgaattggtctctatttataggcttccaagcaacactatttggcttttaaacaaatcataatgggttaggtttgagcacttaaacacttggtggatttgttaggtgagagcacttaaacacttagtggatttgttaggtgagatcactttctcttcctttattcctttaatttttatctccactaagaactcagttttagcctttgacttcttcatatgaaatgttccactatgagtgtagatcattgtggtaaaatttcagaatgtattgccatgtggttgggccggaaatgctgctggacctcttacaggtccagttttccggttttgcttctgtagaaaattgggctgattgtttgaaggccttccactcatagtttgctctggcactcttcataagaaatgttcctttgggtgtctagaatggatctggaaggtttcagctcatttgaagttcatttagtcaggcggccgctcttacttctttgcttggcttggtttctcctagccggagtaggaatatgtgtaaaattgatcttttagtacatttccatttttctccatcatttccaggtaattatggacctaacgctcatttcaccttcatctactccaatgtacctaaaaatagaaattgaattaaaaatcgattcagttaaggaattaactaagcaaaatgtgaggaattaactattaaaatactgcattaaaatgctcctatcatagtTCCCAGGTGTTTTCGTCATATTAAGGTTTACATTCCAAACCATTTCATACAT
Above is a genomic segment from Rosa chinensis cultivar Old Blush chromosome 3, RchiOBHm-V2, whole genome shotgun sequence containing:
- the LOC112192082 gene encoding pectin acetylesterase 12 encodes the protein MKFLWVGIVVVLVFTKWANGFAEHSFNETELSWLEGYGESKAAVTGVMVGLTLIPGAGAKGAVCLDGTLPGYHLHRGYGSGANSWLIQLEGGGWCNTIRNCVYRKTTRRGSSKFMEKQLLFTGILSNKAEENPDFFNWNRVKLRYCDGASFSGDSENKAAQLQFRGQRIWLSAMEDLMSKGMRYAKQALLSGCSAGGLASILHCDEFQGLFSRSTKVKCLSDAGLFLDAADVSGGRTLRNLYGGVVGLQGVQQTLPRICLNHLDPTSCFFPQNLINSIKTPLFILNAAYDSWQIQSSLAPPSADPHGYWKNCRLNHAKCSPEQIQYLQGFRNQMLNVVKQFAQSDKNGLFINSCFAHCQSERQDTWFADNSPVIRNKAIALAVGDWYFERTGVKGAKEVDCPYPCDNSCHNLVFQEA